One window of Chamaesiphon minutus PCC 6605 genomic DNA carries:
- a CDS encoding MinD/ParA family ATP-binding protein has translation MAKIISIHSYRGGTGKSNTTANLATLVARAGNRVGIIDTDLPSPGIHILFGLVDKQQERTLNDFLWKKCKITDAAYDVSAVLQGQGTPNSKIYLVPSSIKVNDISRVLREGFDAELLFDGFQQLIKDLKLDYLFIDTHPGLNEETLLSLTVSDTVLLILRPDRQDFQGTAVTVDVARRLKVPNLFLIVNKVLPEYNFAQIRKTVEANYNVPVAGILPDSPDMLRLASQGVFAIKYNNHPISQTLQAMASEIIGKTATI, from the coding sequence ATGGCCAAAATTATTTCGATTCATTCTTATCGGGGTGGCACTGGCAAATCGAATACGACAGCCAATCTTGCCACCTTAGTAGCTCGCGCGGGCAACCGCGTGGGGATTATCGATACCGATCTTCCTTCTCCTGGCATTCATATTCTGTTTGGACTGGTAGATAAACAGCAAGAGCGCACGCTGAATGATTTTTTGTGGAAGAAGTGCAAAATTACCGATGCCGCTTATGATGTCAGTGCCGTGCTCCAAGGTCAGGGCACGCCCAATAGCAAAATCTATTTAGTCCCGTCCAGTATCAAAGTCAACGATATTTCGCGGGTGTTAAGAGAAGGATTCGACGCCGAATTATTATTCGATGGCTTTCAACAGCTCATCAAAGATTTAAAACTAGATTATCTATTTATCGATACGCATCCTGGACTCAATGAGGAAACCTTATTATCTTTGACCGTATCCGATACGGTACTGTTGATTCTGCGTCCCGATCGCCAAGATTTTCAGGGCACCGCAGTGACTGTAGACGTAGCGCGGCGGCTGAAAGTCCCCAATCTATTTTTGATCGTGAATAAGGTGCTACCAGAGTACAATTTCGCGCAAATCCGCAAGACAGTCGAAGCTAATTACAATGTCCCAGTGGCGGGTATTTTACCAGATTCACCCGATATGTTGAGGTTGGCCAGCCAGGGAGTATTTGCAATTAAATACAACAACCATCCCATCAGTCAAACTCTTCAAGCAATGGCCAGCGAAATTATCGGCAAAACAGCTACGATTTAA
- a CDS encoding DUF7005 family protein → MSCLQFCTETLGAYGASESETLELLTYNQNIFDPSLLAHQDEPQPELYLATWAEYVRAAASIGAYAALKPHLVQLQFPILAGISTTAEYRAATRKGESTTAMPTAVGLTLLEPERLQLDLHQTLAGDIPVLIANNRADFVSLVQALTRRNEPEPIPDSMGACIVSGYNNWHRVRLYQQQWVEEGRHQSERQDWAVEFQSVIKRPELYQDRFILLSRGVYSNVAASELGIGEAEWIELSGKIRREHESTHYITRRWFGSMRNNILDEIIADYRGIVAANGEYRADWFLRFVGLEAFPAYRAGGRLENYRGDPPLSPGAFIVLQRLVKAAADNLERFDRKFSHSARTRRSQIAILIALTTLRLEELASERGVSLIETAVISALSIKH, encoded by the coding sequence ATGAGTTGTTTGCAGTTTTGCACAGAGACTTTGGGAGCTTATGGAGCTAGCGAGTCAGAAACGCTGGAATTGTTGACTTACAATCAAAATATCTTCGATCCCAGTCTCCTCGCCCATCAGGACGAGCCGCAGCCCGAACTCTATTTAGCGACATGGGCAGAATATGTCCGGGCAGCGGCTAGCATTGGGGCTTATGCCGCCCTAAAACCGCATTTGGTGCAGCTCCAATTTCCGATTCTGGCAGGGATAAGTACGACAGCAGAGTATCGCGCCGCCACTCGCAAAGGTGAATCGACTACCGCGATGCCGACGGCGGTAGGATTGACTCTGCTCGAACCCGAACGGCTCCAACTCGATCTTCATCAAACCCTTGCGGGTGATATTCCAGTTTTGATTGCTAACAACCGTGCTGATTTTGTTAGCTTAGTCCAGGCGTTGACTAGACGTAACGAACCCGAACCCATTCCCGACTCCATGGGTGCTTGCATTGTCAGTGGCTATAATAACTGGCATCGAGTGCGCCTATACCAGCAACAATGGGTTGAGGAAGGCAGACATCAATCCGAGCGGCAAGATTGGGCGGTTGAGTTTCAATCGGTGATTAAGCGTCCAGAACTGTATCAGGATCGGTTTATTTTGCTCAGTCGGGGAGTCTATAGCAATGTTGCGGCTAGTGAATTGGGAATTGGGGAAGCAGAATGGATCGAACTGTCTGGCAAAATTCGCCGCGAACACGAATCCACTCATTACATCACGCGCCGCTGGTTTGGCTCGATGCGCAATAATATTCTCGATGAAATTATTGCCGATTATCGGGGAATTGTGGCGGCCAATGGGGAATATCGGGCAGATTGGTTTTTACGGTTTGTGGGTTTAGAAGCCTTTCCTGCCTATCGTGCGGGGGGAAGATTGGAAAATTATCGAGGCGATCCGCCGCTTTCACCCGGAGCGTTTATAGTTCTGCAAAGATTAGTCAAAGCTGCTGCTGACAATCTCGAACGGTTCGATCGAAAATTCAGCCATTCAGCCAGAACTAGGCGATCGCAAATCGCAATTTTAATCGCGTTGACTACTCTCAGACTCGAAGAATTAGCATCAGAGCGAGGAGTATCTCTAATTGAAACAGCAGTGATTTCTGCTTTGTCTATCAAACATTAA
- a CDS encoding GAF domain-containing protein, with amino-acid sequence MPYLIYAPDTPDRRVYELKPGINTIGREIDNTIVLLGATVSRHHAEINVTPTGTTIKDCQSINHTFVNRVQLEIDDYQIHDGDLVRCDTFEFKFVSQLTSSAPQPIGHNRELATDNLKQIPLHQHSEPLAELVNKKIAKNAAQSEGAAAPIESREQNTVNKLKILLEVSKQLWSPDEPDKLLHKILDLLFQIMNIDRAVILLVDPDSQQLELKASKSKAEIPDLPHSYSRKIVELAYQSGDAIVTQDAKDDARFNDSVSIVRQVIQNCMCVPFKNYIEVMGVLYVHNSSFSVSYTHEDLEFLSALANQAAVVIHMSGEFHKREQKLKQQVMELQIQIDQERKENELAEIMSLDSFQKLQERAEKMRNKHDLS; translated from the coding sequence GTGCCTTATTTAATCTACGCCCCTGATACGCCAGATCGGCGAGTTTACGAACTCAAGCCAGGAATTAACACGATCGGTCGCGAAATTGACAATACCATTGTCTTGCTAGGTGCAACCGTCTCTCGTCACCACGCAGAGATTAATGTTACCCCCACTGGTACGACAATTAAAGATTGTCAAAGTATCAATCACACTTTTGTCAATCGAGTCCAACTCGAAATCGATGACTACCAAATTCACGACGGCGATCTGGTACGCTGCGATACCTTTGAGTTCAAATTCGTCAGCCAACTGACTTCATCTGCTCCTCAGCCGATCGGTCACAATCGCGAATTGGCGACCGACAATCTCAAACAAATCCCCCTCCATCAACATTCCGAACCACTCGCGGAGTTGGTGAATAAAAAAATTGCTAAAAATGCTGCACAGAGCGAAGGTGCTGCGGCGCCGATCGAAAGTCGCGAGCAAAATACAGTCAATAAGCTCAAGATTCTGTTAGAAGTTAGCAAACAACTCTGGTCGCCAGACGAACCCGACAAGCTACTGCACAAAATTCTCGATTTATTGTTCCAAATTATGAACATCGATCGAGCGGTAATTTTGTTAGTCGATCCAGATTCGCAGCAACTCGAATTAAAAGCCTCCAAGTCAAAGGCCGAAATTCCCGATCTGCCGCACTCTTACAGTCGCAAAATTGTCGAGCTTGCCTATCAAAGTGGCGATGCGATCGTCACCCAAGACGCTAAAGACGATGCTAGATTTAATGATTCCGTCTCAATCGTGCGGCAAGTAATTCAAAATTGCATGTGCGTTCCATTCAAAAACTACATAGAAGTGATGGGTGTATTATACGTTCACAATTCATCCTTTTCTGTCAGCTATACTCACGAAGATCTAGAGTTTTTGAGTGCTTTGGCCAACCAAGCCGCCGTAGTCATTCATATGTCTGGCGAGTTTCACAAACGAGAACAGAAGCTCAAACAACAAGTAATGGAATTGCAAATTCAGATCGACCAAGAACGTAAAGAAAACGAACTGGCTGAGATTATGAGTCTCGATTCTTTTCAAAAGTTACAAGAACGTGCTGAAAAAATGCGCAATAAACACGATCTCAGTTAA
- a CDS encoding Nif11-like leader peptide family natural product precursor produces MSAQSVTQFLERVETDEQLQEELAQIIESAANSATDGADRQGATELGKKYGFDFSSEELWAEIKNRQDQFKERQGSGELSDEELEAVAGGGEIWITTIFTATTAIATAVIPKIKW; encoded by the coding sequence ATGAGTGCTCAATCCGTTACTCAGTTTTTAGAAAGAGTAGAAACAGACGAACAATTGCAAGAAGAGTTAGCTCAAATTATTGAGTCAGCCGCCAATAGCGCGACCGATGGTGCCGATCGACAAGGTGCTACTGAATTAGGGAAAAAATATGGCTTTGATTTTTCCTCCGAAGAACTTTGGGCAGAAATCAAAAACCGCCAAGACCAATTTAAAGAGCGTCAAGGCAGTGGCGAATTGAGCGATGAAGAGTTGGAAGCAGTAGCTGGTGGCGGTGAAATTTGGATCACCACCATATTTACGGCTACTACAGCTATTGCTACTGCTGTAATTCCCAAAATTAAGTGGTAA
- a CDS encoding MBL fold metallo-hydrolase, which yields MDNKIAFAAGAQLYTVNASDRLCSAIQPFIQEIFNYLSGSTDFEKAILHAKNKHKKIADLFFDIEPSRVSESFSLKKQFLIPPENPLAGLFFENAKIPSFLGQKGFEKLQDTTLLPQIKQLFYLCGQSNLSYQQICQQVSDRTVDLLDRWLKYRIVREQPHDLQNIGDLSVPGVVRLQHASLLYRSKTTGVLVDPHLHSNYGLPTLPSDITRTKLEGLVDAIVISHSHYDHWHYPTLMMFPADIPIIVPKVPHGTMTCEDMAARLISLGFENVIAVDWYAEPIRVGDIDIHVLPFYGEQPLVPEYDRPKYPELRNWGNTYLLKTEDYTSWFLIDAGNEPEHSMVEVAEYVKQKFGSIDSIISNFQPLSYNSIGTNLSSWGIDIVANLLSNPQIFSVTNQQEGGYISTLGPQGVAELCAVVKAKACLPYAHSWAALGSYTSDDERLIQATQAELQRLNCATEVIPWHIGDGYLCNSKDSNCQPIFA from the coding sequence ATGGATAATAAAATTGCTTTTGCGGCAGGTGCCCAACTATATACAGTCAACGCTAGCGATCGACTGTGTTCGGCGATTCAGCCTTTTATTCAAGAAATTTTTAATTATTTAAGCGGTTCGACCGATTTTGAAAAGGCGATCCTTCACGCCAAAAACAAACATAAAAAAATAGCAGATCTCTTTTTTGATATCGAGCCAAGCCGAGTATCAGAGAGCTTCTCTTTAAAAAAACAATTTTTGATCCCTCCAGAAAATCCGCTGGCAGGTTTGTTTTTTGAAAATGCGAAAATACCTAGTTTTTTAGGTCAGAAAGGCTTTGAAAAACTTCAAGACACAACACTTTTACCCCAGATTAAACAGCTCTTTTATCTCTGCGGGCAGTCAAATTTGTCGTACCAGCAAATTTGTCAACAAGTCAGCGATCGAACTGTCGATTTATTAGATCGATGGCTAAAATATCGGATCGTGCGGGAGCAACCTCACGATCTCCAAAACATCGGCGATCTCTCAGTACCGGGAGTCGTGCGGCTCCAGCACGCATCGTTACTGTATCGCAGCAAAACTACCGGAGTTTTGGTAGATCCTCATCTCCACTCTAATTATGGGCTGCCTACGCTCCCGTCAGATATTACTCGCACCAAACTTGAAGGTTTGGTCGATGCGATTGTGATTTCCCACAGTCATTACGACCATTGGCATTATCCAACGCTGATGATGTTTCCTGCTGATATCCCCATCATCGTGCCTAAAGTGCCCCACGGAACGATGACTTGCGAAGATATGGCCGCTCGTTTGATAAGCTTGGGATTTGAGAATGTTATTGCTGTTGATTGGTATGCAGAGCCGATTAGAGTAGGCGACATCGATATTCACGTATTGCCGTTTTACGGCGAACAACCTCTAGTTCCAGAATACGATCGCCCTAAATATCCCGAATTGAGAAACTGGGGGAATACTTATCTATTAAAGACCGAAGACTATACTTCTTGGTTTTTAATAGATGCTGGTAACGAACCAGAGCATTCGATGGTCGAAGTAGCCGAATATGTCAAACAAAAATTTGGCAGTATCGATAGTATCATCAGTAATTTTCAACCCTTATCTTATAACTCGATCGGTACAAATTTATCGAGTTGGGGTATAGATATTGTTGCTAATTTACTCAGCAATCCGCAAATATTTTCGGTAACTAATCAGCAAGAAGGTGGCTATATTTCTACCTTGGGGCCACAGGGAGTAGCCGAACTTTGTGCTGTCGTAAAAGCCAAAGCTTGTTTGCCCTACGCTCACAGTTGGGCGGCATTAGGCAGTTATACCAGTGATGACGAACGGCTCATTCAAGCCACCCAAGCCGAACTCCAGCGGCTAAACTGCGCGACCGAGGTCATTCCTTGGCACATTGGCGACGGTTACCTTTGTAACAGTAAGGACTCAAATTGTCAGCCAATATTTGCTTAA
- a CDS encoding Nif11-like leader peptide family natural product precursor has product MSTQSVTQFLKRVETDEQLQEELAQIIESAANTGADGADRQGATELGKKYGFDFSSEELWAEIKNRQDQFKQRQGSGELSDDELEAVAGGGEIWLTTVITSTVAIGKAIYPKIKW; this is encoded by the coding sequence ATGAGTACTCAATCCGTTACTCAGTTTTTAAAAAGAGTAGAAACAGACGAACAACTGCAAGAAGAGCTAGCTCAAATTATTGAGTCAGCCGCTAATACCGGAGCCGATGGTGCCGATCGACAAGGTGCTACGGAACTAGGCAAAAAATATGGCTTTGATTTCTCTTCAGAAGAACTGTGGGCAGAAATTAAAAACCGCCAAGACCAATTCAAACAACGCCAAGGCAGTGGTGAATTGAGCGATGACGAGTTAGAAGCAGTGGCTGGTGGTGGTGAAATTTGGTTGACCACTGTCATTACTTCGACAGTAGCTATCGGTAAGGCCATATATCCCAAAATTAAGTGGTAG
- a CDS encoding eIF2A-related protein, with protein sequence MDTQQALAVVDALVFTKKGKYLSDVQRLLLDSSLSDPRLRYDDIAKTHGYSLNYLKQDVGPKLWQMLSEVCGEKVSKTNFRAALERQCDRVNLQSIAVVSPIAATDKLVETPAASTQTIVKASPIVRPNPIVEPHRYRDWSDAPDVSIFYNRIEELATLERWIVSDSCRLVVLLGMGGIGKTHLSIKLAERIDRHFQYSIWRSLLPAPPLSELVLDLLRSLTQGTNDTLPIRLEEQISLLINIFKQTRCLLILDNADTLLRSGTIAGQYQEDYENYRTFFQRVGECNHQSCLLLTTREQPQEIALMQGDVLPVRSMRLAGLTFQAGQQLLQLRGCFLESESSLQATIDNYGGNPLALKIVSAIAADLYNGNISEFIKSKSLICREISDILDQQFNRLRDSEKTFLYWLALEQRSLEKSEFCLGSYPGNSTSKTIETIQSLLHRSLLEKKNNKFFLQPVVREYLQNKTIEQIIEEIEHESILLLNLYPLLKSKAKEYLKQIQIKLIIKPLLARLLTRYKSADKIYLKFQKILVSLREHQTLEPGYAAGNIINLLCQLQVEIAGADFSYLIVRSGCLQKTNLQNVNFAHADLTESVFAKQLTSILALAYSPNGKLLATGDVNGQIYLWDIATGEPILCCTGHAGWVHGLAFSHDGKMLASASSDLTVKLWDTFDGSCLRTFTGHHQRVRAIAFSPDSQSIASGSSDATIRLWDTRSGKCLKILSGHQSYIWSVAFSPDGTTIASGSEDKSVRLWNLATGECRQIFAEHQLWVRTIAWSPDGKLIASGSGDRTVKVWEIETGKCVSTLTGHTQRVRSIAFSPDGKLLASGSGDRTVRLWSVTDGQCLKTLHGHNSLLTSVAFSPDGTNLATGGEDRSVRLWEVSTGSCIDIWQGYGSWIQSIAFSPDGKTLANGSEDKTIRLWQLADARTSATSRNSLTLTGHQGWVCSVAFSPDGKYLASGSSDYTIKLWDVGTGQCLKTLQGHTRWVGAVAFSPSGLTLASCGGDCTIVLWDIITGNCIQVLEGHTGWLWSVQFSPDGRLLASASEDKTIKLWDLQSGKCTHTLSGHTSWVQGISFSPDGKLLASASCDCTIRLWDVATGECVNSLQGHTSWVQSVAFSPDSKILASGSCDRTVKLWNPNTGKCQQTIPAHQSWVWSVVFSPNGKIVASGGQDETIQLWDLKLGKCIERLRTKRPYEGMCITGAKGLTAMQREALKFLGAVE encoded by the coding sequence ATGGACACCCAACAAGCTTTAGCTGTTGTAGACGCTTTGGTGTTTACAAAAAAAGGTAAGTATCTGAGCGACGTGCAAAGGCTCTTGCTGGATTCGTCTTTATCAGATCCGCGTCTGCGCTACGATGATATCGCCAAAACCCACGGTTATTCGCTCAATTATCTCAAGCAAGATGTGGGTCCGAAATTATGGCAGATGCTGTCGGAAGTGTGTGGTGAAAAAGTGAGTAAAACTAATTTTCGAGCGGCTTTGGAGCGACAATGCGATCGCGTAAATCTGCAATCGATCGCCGTAGTATCGCCGATCGCTGCTACCGATAAACTAGTAGAAACGCCAGCAGCATCGACTCAGACAATAGTGAAGGCATCGCCAATCGTCCGCCCAAACCCGATCGTGGAGCCACACAGATACCGAGATTGGAGCGATGCACCCGACGTGTCCATTTTCTACAATCGGATTGAGGAATTGGCAACCTTAGAACGATGGATCGTCAGCGATAGCTGTCGATTGGTGGTGTTATTAGGCATGGGGGGAATTGGCAAAACTCATTTGAGCATCAAGTTAGCCGAACGAATCGATCGCCATTTTCAATATTCGATCTGGCGATCGCTACTACCCGCACCACCTTTATCAGAACTGGTACTCGATTTGCTCAGATCTTTGACTCAAGGAACGAACGATACTTTACCCATCAGACTAGAAGAGCAAATTTCGCTACTGATTAATATTTTCAAACAAACTCGATGTCTATTAATTTTAGATAATGCCGATACACTTTTAAGAAGTGGTACGATTGCCGGACAATATCAAGAAGATTACGAAAATTACCGGACATTTTTTCAACGAGTCGGCGAATGTAACCATCAGAGTTGCTTGCTGCTAACCACCCGCGAACAGCCGCAAGAAATCGCTTTAATGCAGGGTGATGTATTGCCCGTGCGCTCTATGAGATTAGCTGGCTTAACTTTTCAAGCCGGACAGCAGCTACTACAGTTGCGAGGCTGCTTTCTAGAATCAGAATCATCTTTACAAGCGACGATCGACAACTATGGCGGCAATCCCCTAGCTCTGAAAATTGTTTCAGCGATCGCCGCAGATTTATATAATGGCAATATTTCCGAATTTATTAAAAGCAAATCATTAATTTGTCGAGAGATTAGTGACATTTTAGACCAGCAATTTAATCGATTGCGAGACTCTGAAAAAACATTCTTGTACTGGTTGGCATTAGAACAACGATCGCTTGAGAAGAGTGAATTTTGTTTAGGAAGCTATCCAGGAAACTCAACTAGCAAAACAATTGAAACTATTCAATCACTGTTGCATCGTTCTTTATTAGAAAAGAAGAATAACAAATTCTTTTTACAGCCTGTAGTTAGAGAATATTTGCAAAATAAGACGATCGAGCAAATTATTGAAGAGATAGAGCATGAGAGCATTTTGCTTTTAAATTTATATCCTTTGCTAAAATCTAAAGCCAAAGAATATCTCAAGCAAATTCAAATTAAACTAATTATCAAACCATTATTAGCACGACTGCTAACTAGATATAAAAGTGCTGATAAAATTTATCTTAAATTTCAAAAAATTCTGGTGAGTTTGCGAGAACATCAAACCTTAGAGCCAGGGTATGCGGCTGGAAATATTATCAATCTCTTATGTCAGCTTCAAGTCGAGATCGCTGGCGCAGACTTTTCCTATCTAATTGTCCGCTCTGGCTGTCTCCAAAAAACTAATCTCCAAAATGTCAACTTTGCTCATGCAGATCTAACCGAATCGGTATTTGCTAAGCAATTAACTAGCATTTTAGCCCTAGCGTATAGTCCCAACGGCAAATTACTAGCCACAGGAGATGTGAATGGGCAAATTTATCTGTGGGACATTGCCACAGGCGAGCCGATCCTCTGTTGTACGGGACATGCAGGCTGGGTACATGGCCTCGCGTTCAGTCACGATGGCAAAATGCTCGCTAGTGCTAGCAGCGACCTGACGGTGAAATTATGGGATACATTCGATGGGAGTTGTTTGCGAACCTTCACCGGACACCATCAACGAGTCCGAGCGATCGCCTTTAGTCCCGATAGCCAATCGATCGCCAGCGGCAGCAGCGACGCCACAATTCGACTGTGGGATACTCGCAGTGGTAAATGTCTAAAAATTTTGTCAGGACATCAAAGCTATATCTGGTCGGTGGCTTTCTCCCCGGATGGCACTACTATCGCCAGCGGGAGTGAAGATAAGAGCGTAAGACTGTGGAATCTAGCCACGGGTGAATGTCGGCAGATATTTGCCGAACATCAACTGTGGGTGCGGACGATCGCCTGGAGTCCCGATGGTAAGCTCATCGCTAGTGGCAGTGGCGATCGCACGGTCAAAGTTTGGGAGATCGAAACGGGTAAATGTGTGAGTACCTTGACCGGACATACTCAAAGAGTGCGCTCGATCGCCTTTAGTCCTGATGGTAAACTACTAGCTAGCGGTAGCGGCGATCGCACGGTCAGACTGTGGAGTGTCACCGACGGACAATGCCTCAAAACGCTCCACGGTCACAATAGCCTCTTAACCTCAGTCGCTTTTAGTCCCGATGGCACAAATCTAGCCACTGGCGGCGAAGATCGCTCCGTGCGCTTGTGGGAAGTCAGCACGGGTAGCTGCATCGATATTTGGCAAGGTTATGGTAGCTGGATTCAATCGATCGCCTTTAGTCCCGACGGCAAAACGCTCGCCAATGGTAGCGAAGATAAAACCATCCGCCTCTGGCAGCTTGCAGACGCACGAACTTCGGCAACTTCGCGTAATTCCCTGACCTTAACCGGACATCAAGGTTGGGTATGTTCGGTGGCATTTAGCCCAGATGGTAAATATCTAGCCAGTGGCAGTAGCGATTATACGATCAAATTATGGGATGTCGGGACGGGTCAATGTCTCAAAACCTTGCAGGGACATACCCGTTGGGTTGGTGCCGTGGCATTTAGTCCATCGGGACTCACCCTCGCAAGCTGTGGCGGCGACTGTACGATCGTCTTGTGGGATATCATTACCGGAAACTGCATCCAAGTTCTGGAGGGACACACGGGGTGGTTGTGGTCTGTCCAGTTTAGCCCTGACGGTCGCCTGCTAGCTAGTGCTTCTGAAGACAAAACCATTAAATTGTGGGATTTGCAGAGCGGTAAATGCACCCACACCTTAAGCGGACATACTAGCTGGGTGCAAGGAATTTCGTTTAGTCCTGATGGCAAGCTGTTAGCTAGTGCCAGTTGCGATTGTACGATTCGGTTGTGGGATGTGGCGACGGGAGAATGTGTGAATAGCTTGCAGGGACACACGAGCTGGGTGCAATCAGTCGCATTTAGCCCCGATAGCAAAATCTTAGCTAGCGGTAGTTGCGATCGGACTGTGAAACTGTGGAACCCCAATACGGGCAAATGTCAACAAACAATTCCCGCTCATCAGAGTTGGGTGTGGTCGGTGGTATTTAGTCCCAATGGCAAAATAGTCGCTAGCGGCGGTCAAGATGAAACCATTCAACTATGGGATCTCAAACTCGGCAAATGTATCGAGCGATTGCGAACCAAGCGACCTTATGAAGGGATGTGTATCACTGGTGCCAAAGGTTTGACGGCCATGCAGCGAGAAGCTTTGAAGTTTTTAGGTGCGGTAGAGTAG
- a CDS encoding Nif11-like leader peptide family natural product precursor, with protein sequence MSAESVGKFLERVEADEQLQEELAQVIETAASTATEGADRQGATELGQKYGFDFSSEELWAEINKRQDQVKDRQGSGELSDDELEAVAGGGEIWIATIASTIGALIGKIKW encoded by the coding sequence ATGAGTGCTGAATCAGTCGGTAAGTTTTTAGAAAGAGTAGAAGCAGACGAACAATTGCAAGAAGAGTTAGCTCAAGTTATTGAGACAGCCGCCAGTACCGCAACAGAAGGTGCCGACCGACAAGGTGCTACTGAGTTGGGGCAAAAATATGGCTTTGATTTTTCCTCCGAAGAACTGTGGGCGGAAATTAACAAACGCCAAGACCAAGTCAAGGATCGTCAAGGCAGTGGCGAATTGAGCGATGACGAGTTAGAAGCAGTAGCTGGTGGTGGTGAAATTTGGATTGCTACTATAGCTTCTACGATTGGTGCTCTAATTGGCAAAATTAAGTGGTAA
- a CDS encoding Nif11-like leader peptide family natural product precursor produces MSAQSVTQFLERVETDEQLQEELAQIIESAANSATDGADRQGATELGKKYGFDFSSEELWAEIKNRQDQFKQRQGSGELSDEELEAVAGGGEIWITTVFTATAAIATAVIPKIKW; encoded by the coding sequence ATGAGTGCTCAATCCGTTACTCAGTTTTTAGAAAGAGTAGAAACAGACGAACAATTGCAAGAAGAGTTAGCTCAAATTATTGAGTCAGCAGCCAATAGCGCGACTGATGGTGCCGATCGACAAGGTGCTACTGAATTAGGGAAAAAATATGGCTTTGATTTTTCCTCCGAAGAACTTTGGGCAGAAATCAAAAACCGCCAAGACCAATTCAAGCAGCGTCAAGGCAGTGGTGAATTGAGTGATGAGGAGCTAGAAGCAGTGGCTGGTGGCGGTGAAATTTGGATCACCACCGTGTTTACGGCAACAGCAGCTATTGCCACCGCTGTAATTCCCAAAATTAAGTGGTAA